In one Thermosipho ferrireducens genomic region, the following are encoded:
- a CDS encoding ZIP family metal transporter, whose product MNNFWFGVFLSSAAGLATSLGAIPFLIFKKHINEKFIDALLGMAAGIMLAASAFSLIAPAIEMGGLIRFLIGFFLGAVLVDLMDKYSPHEHFLKGHEGMDIKRLSKIWLFVIAITIHNLPEGMAVGVSAFSDQAYNIAFAIGAQNIPEGAAVAAALINTGYKPMTAFLISFLTGVVEILGGILGAGIVSISQAILPYMMAFAGGAMIFIISDEVIPETHLRGNERLSTYFLVIGFFIMSALDVILG is encoded by the coding sequence ATGAATAATTTCTGGTTTGGAGTGTTTTTAAGTTCAGCTGCGGGGCTTGCTACTTCTCTGGGTGCAATACCTTTTTTAATCTTTAAAAAACACATAAACGAAAAATTCATTGATGCTTTGCTGGGAATGGCGGCGGGCATTATGCTCGCAGCCAGTGCTTTTAGTCTTATAGCACCTGCAATAGAAATGGGCGGATTAATAAGATTTCTAATAGGTTTTTTTCTGGGAGCTGTTCTCGTCGATCTAATGGACAAATACTCGCCACATGAGCATTTTCTAAAAGGCCATGAGGGAATGGATATAAAAAGATTAAGCAAGATATGGTTATTTGTAATAGCTATTACCATTCATAACCTTCCAGAAGGTATGGCTGTAGGTGTAAGTGCCTTTTCTGATCAGGCTTATAACATAGCATTTGCAATAGGTGCTCAAAACATTCCTGAAGGGGCAGCGGTGGCAGCCGCGCTGATAAACACCGGATATAAACCTATGACTGCTTTTCTTATATCATTTTTAACAGGTGTCGTGGAAATATTAGGTGGAATTCTGGGAGCAGGTATAGTTTCAATAAGCCAGGCTATACTCCCATACATGATGGCATTTGCTGGAGGAGCTATGATTTTCATTATAAGTGATGAAGTGATACCAGAAACGCATCTGAGAGGAAATGAACGTCTGTCAACTTATTTCCTCGTCATAGGTTTTTTTATAATGTCAGCTCTCGATGTAATTTTAGGATAA
- a CDS encoding carbon-nitrogen hydrolase family protein, translating into MLITSAQFEPVPGKFKENFEKHIEFIEKAGSIGADIILFPELSLSGYTYNPEILENSIDFFKKIKEDLLKLSRKYNIAIIGGIPRKIQGKLRNSVFVFRKKKEILFYDKTHLFRKEKEVFESGEHFLLFRFSGVNFGIFICYEVGFPEIARILALNGAEVFLVPFAFGKERAHIYDIATRSRALENGAFLVTSSTAGKGIMDYIGKSRLINPRGDIVVEAVQKEELIASEIDVQQLHHYRFIESGDSHAYFLNRREELYQTTKVMKKGKLL; encoded by the coding sequence GTGTTAATAACATCAGCTCAGTTTGAACCAGTTCCTGGAAAATTTAAAGAAAACTTTGAAAAACATATAGAATTTATAGAAAAAGCGGGAAGCATAGGTGCTGATATAATACTTTTTCCCGAACTCTCTTTAAGTGGATATACTTACAACCCCGAAATCCTTGAGAACTCAATAGATTTTTTCAAAAAAATAAAAGAAGATCTTTTAAAACTTTCTCGAAAATACAATATAGCTATAATAGGCGGAATCCCAAGAAAAATACAGGGTAAGCTCAGAAACTCTGTTTTTGTTTTCAGGAAAAAGAAAGAAATTTTATTTTACGACAAAACCCACCTTTTTCGTAAAGAAAAGGAAGTCTTTGAATCAGGAGAACACTTCCTGCTATTCAGATTCTCAGGAGTAAATTTTGGAATTTTTATATGCTATGAAGTTGGATTTCCTGAAATTGCAAGAATACTCGCTTTAAATGGCGCAGAAGTATTTCTGGTTCCTTTTGCCTTTGGAAAAGAACGTGCACACATTTATGATATAGCCACGCGCTCTCGAGCTCTTGAAAACGGAGCTTTTTTAGTAACCTCATCAACAGCCGGAAAAGGGATAATGGATTATATTGGAAAATCAAGACTCATCAACCCAAGGGGAGACATAGTTGTCGAAGCAGTTCAAAAAGAAGAGTTAATAGCCTCAGAAATCGATGTTCAACAGCTGCATCATTACCGTTTTATAGAATCTGGTGATTCTCACGCTTATTTTTTGAATAGAAGAGAAGAATTATACCAGACAACGAAAGTTATGAAAAAGGGGAAATTGTTATGA
- a CDS encoding TIGR04013 family B12-binding domain/radical SAM domain-containing protein, translating to MEIKRIVFRSTQTNRYSITALVASIYNNKSDIELIEVRALEDVLNIDSRNTVVLYSFMSFDWPYVKKEAKILKEKGYTLIAGGPHVTALPEQVLNAGFDFVFIGDGEENILKFLHKEYPENNIYDGVKNRIILDRYPPFCPEKNLYMPIEISRGCPFDCGYCQTPRLAGKVVRHRSVEQIIEYTKIGVKNGRKIARFISPNSFGYGSKNGVTPQPHIVDELLYNLKKVGVEEIYFGTFPSDVRPESINKEILKVIKKYVNNKYIVIGAQSGSDRVLKLIRRGHSTEQIEYALELLKRYDFIPRVDFIFGFPFETHEDIQKTFEFIKKIVEKYKAKVHAHTFMPLPGTPLSNIGPGILKKEHYKFLGYLTSQGYLDGYWMKQEELSRRVASVNNISSV from the coding sequence GTGGAAATAAAGCGAATTGTTTTCCGTTCCACACAAACAAATAGATACAGTATTACCGCCCTTGTTGCATCTATTTACAACAACAAATCTGATATAGAGCTTATTGAAGTTCGAGCTCTGGAAGATGTCCTGAACATAGATTCCAGAAATACTGTTGTACTTTATTCTTTTATGAGTTTTGATTGGCCCTACGTAAAAAAAGAAGCAAAAATTTTAAAAGAAAAGGGATACACACTTATAGCCGGCGGACCACATGTAACAGCTCTTCCTGAACAGGTATTAAATGCAGGTTTTGACTTCGTGTTTATCGGGGATGGGGAAGAAAATATATTAAAATTTTTACATAAAGAGTATCCTGAAAATAATATTTACGACGGTGTAAAAAACAGAATCATCCTTGACAGATATCCACCTTTTTGTCCGGAAAAAAATCTTTATATGCCTATTGAAATATCAAGAGGATGTCCTTTTGATTGCGGATATTGTCAAACACCCAGACTCGCGGGTAAAGTTGTAAGACATAGATCTGTTGAGCAAATAATCGAATATACAAAAATAGGAGTTAAAAATGGCAGAAAAATTGCAAGATTTATCTCTCCCAATTCTTTTGGTTATGGAAGTAAAAATGGTGTTACCCCACAACCTCATATAGTTGACGAACTCTTATACAATCTTAAAAAAGTTGGAGTAGAAGAAATTTATTTTGGAACATTTCCTTCTGATGTAAGACCTGAAAGCATCAATAAAGAAATTTTAAAAGTTATAAAGAAATATGTCAATAATAAATACATAGTAATAGGCGCTCAAAGTGGAAGTGATAGAGTCCTCAAACTTATCAGAAGGGGACATTCAACGGAACAAATTGAGTATGCCCTTGAACTATTAAAAAGATACGATTTTATTCCAAGAGTAGACTTTATTTTTGGATTTCCATTTGAAACACACGAAGATATACAAAAGACTTTTGAATTTATTAAAAAAATCGTTGAAAAGTATAAAGCTAAAGTTCATGCACATACTTTTATGCCACTACCTGGTACTCCACTTTCAAACATTGGTCCAGGCATATTAAAAAAAGAACATTACAAATTTTTGGGATATTTAACTTCGCAGGGATATTTAGATGGCTACTGGATGAAGCAGGAAGAACTTTCAAGGAGGGTAGCCAGTGTTAATAACATCAGCTCAGTTTGA
- a CDS encoding DUF370 domain-containing protein: MKQVVKINNNVFVPRNRIIAVLPVSSAVARKIRGMNKLGGTIVNMTYGKEAKSILIMDSGHVFVLAETLEEVDEALWK, from the coding sequence ATGAAACAGGTTGTAAAAATCAACAATAATGTATTTGTACCAAGAAACAGAATAATAGCGGTACTCCCTGTTTCTTCCGCTGTAGCAAGAAAAATAAGAGGCATGAACAAACTGGGAGGCACTATAGTTAATATGACTTATGGAAAAGAGGCAAAAAGTATTTTAATTATGGATAGCGGGCATGTTTTTGTACTAGCAGAAACACTTGAAGAGGTTGACGAGGCGCTGTGGAAATAA
- a CDS encoding DUF933 domain-containing protein codes for MLVLRAFENESVPYPEKGDTPFSQLKLTLDEFIFRDLEVVTNRIEKLENAKRKLDNKEENELKILKIMREILENEKFLSQHREEFSEDQIKLVSSFSLVTLKPIVVAVNLDENQFTNDNYPSKDDVLKLCKNYNFAYLQLCGQLEKEISELPEEERLEFLKELGIEETGIERLSKTMYNQLGLISFFTVGKDEVRAWTLRKGSSAVDAAGVIHTDLARGFIKAEIMKYEDLVKFGSEKEVKEKGLMKLVGKDYIVQDGDIITVRFNV; via the coding sequence TTGCTGGTCCTGAGGGCATTTGAAAATGAAAGCGTTCCATACCCTGAAAAAGGAGATACTCCCTTTTCACAATTAAAACTAACTCTGGATGAATTTATATTCAGAGATCTTGAAGTTGTTACAAACCGGATAGAAAAACTTGAAAATGCTAAAAGAAAATTGGATAACAAAGAAGAAAATGAATTAAAAATTCTAAAAATAATGAGGGAAATATTAGAAAATGAAAAATTCCTTTCCCAGCATAGAGAAGAATTTTCTGAAGATCAAATAAAACTTGTCTCAAGTTTTTCCCTGGTAACACTCAAACCCATAGTGGTAGCTGTGAATTTAGACGAAAATCAGTTTACAAATGATAATTACCCATCAAAAGATGATGTATTGAAACTCTGTAAAAACTATAACTTCGCTTATCTGCAGCTTTGTGGGCAATTAGAAAAAGAGATAAGCGAACTTCCCGAAGAGGAACGCTTAGAATTTTTAAAAGAACTTGGTATAGAAGAAACAGGAATCGAACGTTTATCCAAAACTATGTATAATCAGCTTGGATTAATATCATTTTTCACTGTTGGAAAAGATGAAGTAAGAGCGTGGACTTTGAGAAAGGGAAGTTCAGCAGTTGATGCAGCAGGAGTAATTCATACAGATTTAGCCCGTGGATTTATAAAAGCAGAAATAATGAAATATGAAGATCTGGTAAAATTTGGAAGTGAAAAAGAAGTAAAAGAAAAGGGACTCATGAAACTCGTTGGAAAAGATTATATCGTACAGGATGGTGATATAATTACTGTGCGATTCAACGTATAA
- the truB gene encoding tRNA pseudouridine(55) synthase TruB yields the protein MRGILNVYKPKGVTSHDVVDEIRRKLSIKRVGHAGTLDPFAEGVLIIGVGDATRILEYLKVLEKKYYVKAILGVITETFDITGEVVENKNCDITSQELKDAILSFKGKYLQVPPAYSAKKYKGKKLYQFARQGNIISLPPKEVEIFDISNIKIELPYFSFKVTTSPGTYIRSLCMDIGYKVGCGATSVELVRLAVGEYEIQNSINPYENDSQRIKKALIPIEEAITLPKVEVYGEYVENIFNGVQPRLEFIKEIISPFRKGEDVAIYWQGKIIAIATAERNSKFFKTLYNQERFGERVFTLKKVFKNL from the coding sequence GTGAGAGGCATATTGAATGTTTATAAGCCAAAAGGTGTGACATCTCATGATGTAGTTGATGAAATAAGGAGAAAATTATCAATAAAACGCGTGGGTCACGCAGGTACACTTGACCCTTTTGCCGAAGGAGTTTTAATCATAGGGGTAGGAGATGCTACTCGAATACTCGAGTACTTAAAAGTTCTGGAAAAAAAATACTATGTAAAAGCTATTCTTGGTGTTATTACAGAAACATTTGACATTACCGGTGAAGTAGTAGAAAATAAAAATTGCGATATAACATCACAGGAACTTAAAGATGCTATTCTGTCATTTAAGGGAAAATATTTGCAGGTTCCCCCGGCATATTCTGCAAAAAAATACAAAGGGAAAAAATTGTATCAGTTTGCCAGGCAAGGGAATATAATTTCGCTTCCACCAAAAGAAGTTGAAATCTTTGATATATCGAATATCAAAATTGAGTTACCTTATTTTTCATTTAAAGTAACTACCTCACCTGGAACGTACATAAGAAGTCTCTGTATGGATATAGGGTACAAAGTCGGGTGTGGAGCAACAAGTGTTGAACTTGTAAGATTAGCTGTTGGCGAATATGAAATTCAAAATTCAATAAATCCTTATGAAAATGATTCTCAAAGGATTAAAAAAGCTCTTATTCCAATAGAAGAAGCGATAACTCTACCAAAGGTTGAGGTTTATGGAGAATACGTTGAAAATATATTTAACGGCGTTCAACCACGTCTGGAGTTCATCAAAGAAATAATCTCGCCATTTCGAAAAGGTGAAGATGTTGCTATATACTGGCAGGGGAAAATAATAGCTATAGCAACAGCGGAAAGAAATTCAAAATTTTTCAAAACGCTTTACAACCAGGAACGTTTTGGAGAAAGAGTCTTTACTTTAAAAAAGGTTTTCAAAAATCTGTAA
- the pheS gene encoding phenylalanine--tRNA ligase subunit alpha gives MDEITKIVQQALEEIQNCENSSELNSVRVKYLGKKGIVTSLMKKLKELAPEERPIFGAAVNKAKNELLKKINEKLDELSQREKEKKYAAMAVDVTLPGARKDIGHFHILTQIQKELEDIFISMGFSVVEGPEVEDTWHNFDALNTPEWHPARDVQDSFYFTDKILLRTHTSPVQIRTMLNTQPPIAIISPGRVYRRDYDATHLPMFTQMEGLFVDKNVTVKHLKYCLEEMVTRVFGKDAKIRLKPSFFPFTEPSFEVDVWFGNDWLEILGAGMVDPNVFKSVGYDPEIWSGFAFGLGLERIAMVKYGIKDIRDFIRNDVKFLENY, from the coding sequence ATGGATGAAATCACAAAAATAGTCCAACAGGCTCTTGAAGAAATTCAAAACTGTGAAAACTCCTCGGAACTTAATAGTGTCAGGGTAAAATATCTTGGAAAAAAAGGAATAGTTACCTCTCTTATGAAAAAACTTAAAGAGCTGGCTCCTGAAGAACGGCCAATCTTTGGTGCTGCCGTAAATAAAGCAAAAAATGAGTTACTGAAAAAAATAAATGAAAAATTAGACGAATTATCTCAAAGGGAAAAAGAAAAGAAATATGCAGCCATGGCAGTAGATGTAACTTTACCCGGGGCCCGAAAAGATATTGGACATTTTCATATTCTAACTCAAATTCAAAAAGAACTGGAAGATATCTTCATTTCCATGGGATTTTCGGTGGTAGAAGGGCCAGAAGTTGAAGATACATGGCATAACTTTGACGCGCTTAACACTCCAGAGTGGCATCCAGCCCGGGATGTTCAGGATTCTTTTTATTTCACGGATAAAATTTTACTCCGTACCCATACTTCACCTGTCCAGATTAGAACTATGCTCAACACGCAACCTCCTATAGCTATAATATCTCCGGGGCGTGTTTATAGAAGAGATTATGATGCCACACATCTCCCCATGTTCACACAAATGGAGGGACTATTTGTAGATAAAAATGTAACAGTAAAGCATCTGAAATATTGTCTCGAAGAAATGGTTACAAGAGTTTTTGGAAAAGATGCAAAAATAAGGCTTAAACCAAGTTTTTTCCCGTTTACTGAACCGAGTTTCGAAGTAGATGTATGGTTTGGAAACGACTGGCTGGAAATTTTAGGAGCTGGCATGGTAGATCCGAATGTGTTCAAAAGCGTGGGATACGATCCGGAAATATGGTCTGGTTTTGCATTTGGTCTTGGATTGGAAAGAATAGCCATGGTAAAGTATGGAATAAAAGACATTAGAGACTTTATTAGAAATGATGTAAAATTCTTAGAAAACTATTAA
- a CDS encoding M20 family metallopeptidase, whose protein sequence is MDSIELRHLLHQTPEIAFHEYETQRILINALKEMQCEKLTVYKIAETGVMAIYKNKPTGPFILYRADMDGLPIVEKTNWKFASKNGNMHACGHDVHMAVEYELIKKIINSNIDENFVFVFQPAEETGGGAKYVLEELDELPVKYAVALHVTDEYEFGTIASRAGTLFASATEIDITFVGKPAHIAFYSEGIDSLRMASEFLSVHYNKNFQEDVLVGFGKISGGDVRNIVARETVIMGSIRSPSLNITEEVISEISKIASQISKKYSGDFSISRGSVYPQVVVDESLLNKLKSVCKRNNFHFVECNMKFTGEDFGYFSLKYPSLLFWAGVSKGERKGLHNPEFLPEDDVIKPLAELMYNFLKELMENE, encoded by the coding sequence ATGGATTCTATAGAGCTCAGGCATTTATTACATCAAACGCCAGAAATAGCTTTTCATGAATATGAAACTCAAAGGATTTTGATTAACGCACTTAAAGAGATGCAATGTGAAAAATTGACAGTGTATAAAATAGCCGAGACAGGGGTTATGGCTATTTATAAGAATAAGCCAACTGGTCCGTTTATTCTCTACAGGGCGGATATGGATGGGCTTCCTATTGTGGAAAAAACCAATTGGAAGTTTGCATCTAAAAATGGTAATATGCATGCCTGTGGACATGATGTTCATATGGCAGTTGAGTATGAGCTTATTAAAAAGATTATTAATTCCAATATAGATGAGAATTTTGTATTTGTTTTTCAACCTGCAGAAGAAACAGGTGGAGGAGCAAAGTATGTTCTTGAAGAGCTTGATGAATTACCTGTAAAATATGCTGTAGCCTTGCACGTTACAGATGAGTACGAATTCGGCACAATAGCATCGCGCGCTGGTACGTTGTTTGCTTCTGCAACAGAAATTGATATCACATTTGTAGGTAAACCAGCACATATTGCTTTTTACAGCGAGGGTATTGATTCTCTGAGAATGGCCTCAGAATTTTTGAGTGTTCATTACAACAAAAATTTTCAGGAGGATGTTCTTGTTGGATTTGGCAAAATTTCAGGTGGCGATGTTAGAAATATAGTTGCCAGAGAAACAGTTATAATGGGGAGTATTAGAAGTCCTTCTTTGAATATAACTGAAGAGGTTATATCTGAGATTTCAAAAATAGCGTCACAAATTTCAAAAAAATATTCCGGAGACTTTTCTATTTCCAGGGGAAGTGTTTATCCACAGGTAGTTGTCGATGAGTCTTTATTAAATAAGTTAAAAAGCGTGTGTAAAAGAAATAATTTTCATTTTGTAGAATGTAATATGAAATTCACAGGAGAGGATTTTGGATATTTTTCCTTAAAATATCCATCATTATTGTTTTGGGCAGGAGTTTCAAAAGGAGAGAGAAAAGGTTTGCATAACCCGGAATTTTTACCGGAGGATGATGTGATAAAACCTCTTGCTGAACTTATGTACAACTTTTTGAAGGAGCTGATGGAGAATGAATGA
- the lysA gene encoding diaminopimelate decarboxylase: MNELLKEIANEYGTPVYVYFESVLEERALRVLKTFEGVKFLPTVAVKANNNPHLLSILSNIGFGADVLGEGELYACKLAGISPEKIIWNGNGKTKEQQKYMEEQHIGYVNVDSVEEFEELWKNSETNMELFLRVNPDVDPKTHPYISTGLKIHKFGMSFQQAEALLSKYRGKISGFHIHIGSQILEVAPFKEAIEKTINLAKKYEIKKINIGGGWGVRYKEEEKELDLEKYRKVIIPLLQNFELVLNEVGRFIFAPAGVLLTKVVRIKETEYKNFIVVDTGMNHLIRPSLYGAFHKVENVVSKSTKKIIADVVGPLCETGDFIVKEITLPRPAPGDIFVVYNVGAYGYSMANNYNGTLRPAEILVKKDGSYELIRKRESIVDLYKF; this comes from the coding sequence ATGAATGAGCTCTTAAAAGAAATAGCTAATGAATATGGTACACCAGTTTATGTTTATTTTGAATCTGTACTTGAGGAAAGGGCTTTGAGAGTTTTAAAGACATTCGAAGGGGTTAAGTTTTTGCCAACTGTTGCGGTTAAGGCGAATAACAACCCACATCTTCTTTCTATACTTTCAAATATTGGTTTTGGAGCAGATGTACTGGGAGAGGGAGAGTTATATGCGTGTAAACTTGCGGGAATTTCTCCAGAAAAGATTATATGGAATGGAAACGGTAAAACAAAAGAACAACAAAAATATATGGAAGAACAACACATAGGATACGTGAATGTGGATTCAGTAGAAGAATTTGAAGAGCTCTGGAAAAATTCAGAGACGAATATGGAACTTTTTTTGCGCGTCAATCCAGATGTTGATCCGAAAACACATCCTTATATTTCCACTGGTTTGAAAATACACAAATTTGGTATGTCGTTTCAACAGGCAGAAGCACTTTTAAGTAAATACAGAGGAAAAATATCTGGCTTTCACATACATATAGGTTCGCAAATATTGGAGGTTGCGCCATTTAAAGAAGCGATAGAAAAAACAATCAATCTTGCAAAAAAATATGAAATAAAAAAAATTAACATAGGTGGTGGATGGGGAGTACGTTATAAAGAGGAAGAAAAAGAATTGGATTTAGAAAAGTACCGAAAAGTAATAATACCATTGCTTCAGAATTTTGAATTGGTTTTAAACGAAGTGGGAAGGTTTATTTTCGCACCTGCTGGTGTTCTTTTAACAAAAGTTGTTCGTATTAAAGAAACAGAGTATAAAAATTTTATTGTTGTTGATACAGGGATGAATCATCTTATAAGGCCTTCATTATACGGAGCATTTCACAAAGTGGAAAATGTAGTATCTAAAAGTACGAAAAAGATAATAGCAGATGTTGTTGGCCCTTTGTGTGAAACAGGTGATTTTATAGTTAAAGAGATTACTCTACCAAGACCAGCACCAGGTGACATATTTGTTGTTTACAACGTGGGGGCATACGGTTATTCTATGGCAAACAATTACAATGGAACACTACGTCCCGCTGAAATTTTAGTGAAAAAAGATGGCAGTTATGAATTAATAAGAAAAAGAGAGTCAATAGTTGACCTCTACAAATTTTAG
- a CDS encoding HD domain-containing protein, protein MVYLKEKWNIIKEFVEKELGKNGEHGLDHILRVVQYCKYIGKSEGANLDILIPAAYLHDIARPMEIETPLIDHAEEGAKIAEKFLESINYPYIENITYAIKVHRYRKNLTPETLEAKILQDADRIDALGAIGIYRVISHSAKTNHSLEHILKHFEEKILNLYSRLYTKTAKLIAYDKHKMIVKYVEFLKEELKFVEVNY, encoded by the coding sequence ATGGTATATCTAAAAGAAAAATGGAACATCATCAAAGAATTTGTAGAAAAGGAATTGGGAAAAAACGGTGAACATGGATTGGATCACATTTTAAGGGTTGTTCAATACTGCAAATATATCGGAAAAAGCGAAGGAGCTAATCTTGATATTCTTATTCCTGCAGCTTATCTTCACGACATTGCTCGTCCCATGGAAATTGAAACCCCATTAATAGATCACGCAGAAGAAGGAGCCAAAATTGCCGAAAAATTCCTCGAAAGTATAAATTATCCTTATATAGAAAATATTACTTACGCTATAAAAGTCCATCGCTATCGTAAAAATCTGACTCCAGAAACTCTTGAAGCGAAAATTTTACAGGACGCTGACAGGATAGATGCACTTGGTGCGATAGGAATCTACAGGGTAATATCTCATTCTGCAAAAACTAATCATAGTCTTGAACATATTTTGAAACATTTTGAAGAAAAAATTCTGAATCTTTACTCCAGACTATACACAAAAACAGCAAAACTAATAGCTTACGACAAACATAAGATGATAGTCAAATATGTTGAATTTTTAAAAGAAGAACTAAAATTTGTAGAGGTCAACTATTGA
- a CDS encoding SagB/ThcOx family dehydrogenase, whose protein sequence is MKTRDFLKSNWKILKTVTTDQRKGIPHPPIEKPYPENSKLIDLPEPETLKFGNVPLKNIIEKRRSRRKFIKTPLNLEELSYLLWLTQGVKEIIRNGIATFRNVPSAGARHPFETYLVVFNIENLNKGIYRYIPLKHKLILLKEGDFSNNVIEATLNQKFVGESAVVFVWTAIPYRTEWRYAQESYKAIALDAGHVCQNLYLAAESINSGTCAIGAYDQELMDKLIGVDGNEEFVIYLAPVGKINE, encoded by the coding sequence ATGAAGACAAGAGACTTTTTAAAATCAAACTGGAAAATTCTTAAAACCGTAACAACTGATCAGAGAAAAGGAATACCACATCCTCCAATTGAAAAACCTTATCCAGAAAACTCGAAATTAATTGATTTACCAGAACCTGAAACATTAAAATTCGGAAATGTTCCTTTGAAAAATATTATTGAAAAGAGAAGAAGCAGAAGAAAATTTATTAAAACCCCATTAAATCTTGAAGAGCTTTCCTATCTTCTCTGGTTAACTCAAGGTGTAAAAGAAATAATAAGAAACGGAATCGCTACTTTTAGAAACGTCCCTTCTGCTGGTGCGCGTCACCCGTTTGAAACATATCTTGTAGTATTCAATATTGAAAACCTCAACAAGGGAATTTACAGATATATTCCTCTAAAACACAAGCTAATTCTTCTAAAAGAAGGTGATTTTTCAAACAATGTAATTGAAGCGACCCTCAATCAAAAGTTTGTTGGAGAATCTGCTGTTGTATTTGTATGGACGGCAATACCATATAGAACTGAATGGCGATATGCCCAGGAATCCTACAAAGCAATTGCTCTTGATGCAGGGCATGTTTGTCAGAACCTGTATTTAGCAGCAGAATCCATTAATAGCGGCACATGTGCTATAGGCGCATACGATCAGGAGCTCATGGATAAATTAATCGGAGTAGATGGAAATGAAGAATTTGTAATATATCTTGCACCTGTAGGAAAAATAAATGAATAA